From the genome of Glycine max cultivar Williams 82 chromosome 2, Glycine_max_v4.0, whole genome shotgun sequence, one region includes:
- the LOC100805903 gene encoding protein MITOFERRINLIKE 1, chloroplastic, whose protein sequence is MEARVSSSLGLPSPKPHQFSVSNLTDFPSLFTHTPTLPFASTSKWARPTPKPNPKPLLKTLSVLDRALIGAAAGGLAGAFTYVCLLPLDAIKTKMQTKGAAQIYKNTLDAIVKTFQSEGILGFYSGVSAVVVGSTASSAVYFGTCEFGKSFLSKLEAFPAVLIPPTAGAMGNIMSSAIMVPKELITQRMQAGAKGRSWQVFAEIIQNDGVMGLYAGYSATLLRNLPAGVLSYSSFEYLKAAVLQKTKQSYMEPVQSVLCGALAGAISASLTTPLDVVKTRLMTQVRGEGVSKVAAVMYDGVSATVKQILKEEGWVGLTRGMGPRVLHSACFSALGYFAFETARLSILREYLRSKELREVSVSSG, encoded by the coding sequence ATGGAGGCCAGGGTCTCATCTTCTCTCGGCCTCCCTTCCCCCAAACCCCACCAATTCTCAGTCTCAAACCTCACCGATTTCCCTTCTCTCTTCACACACACCCCCACTCTCCCCTTCGCCTCCACCTCCAAATGGGCCCGGCCCACCCCAAAGCCCAACCCAAAGCCCCTCCTCAAAACCCTCTCCGTCCTCGACCGCGCCCTCATCGGCGCCGCCGCGGGCGGCCTCGCCGGCGCCTTCACTTACGTCTGCCTCCTCCCCCTCGATGCCATCAAAACCAAGATGCAGACCAAGGGCGCGGCACAGATTTACAAAAACACCCTCGACGCAATCGTGAAAACCTTCCAGTCCGAAGGCATCCTCGGCTTCTACAGCGGCGTGTCCGCGGTCGTCGTCGGCTCTACCGCCTCCTCCGCCGTATACTTCGGCACCTGCGAGTTCGGAAAATCGTTCCTCTCCAAGCTCGAAGCGTTCCCCGCCGTGCTTATCCCTCCCACCGCCGGCGCCATGGGGAACATCATGTCTTCGGCGATCATGGTCCCGAAGGAGCTCATCACGCAGCGAATGCAGGCCGGCGCGAAGGGCCGCTCGTGGCAAGTGTTTGCTGAAATTATTCAAAACGACGGCGTGATGGGCCTCTATGCTGGTTACTCCGCGACATTGCTGAGAAACTTACCCGCGGGAGTTCTGAGTTACTCTTCTTTCGAGTATTTGAAAGCCGCGGTGCTTCAGAAGACTAAGCAGAGTTACATGGAACCGGTGCAGAGTGTTCTGTGTGGGGCCCTCGCCGGGGCGATATCGGCGTCGCTCACGACGCCGTTGGATGTGGTGAAGACGAGGTTGATGACGCAGGTTCGGGGCGAGGGGGTGAGCAAGGTTGCTGCGGTTATGTACGACGGGGTTTCGGCCACGGTGAAGCAGATTTTGAAGGAGGAAGGGTGGGTAGGGCTTACCCGTGGAATGGGGCCCCGGGTCCTGCATAGTGCTTGTTTTTCGGCGTTGGGCTATTTTGCTTTCGAGACGGCCAGGCTTTCCATTTTGCGGGAGTATCTTAGGAGTAAGGAGTTGCGTGAAGTCTCTGTCTCCTCTGGTTGA